A single region of the Homo sapiens chromosome 6 genomic scaffold, GRCh38.p14 alternate locus group ALT_REF_LOCI_1 HSCHR6_MHC_APD_CTG1 genome encodes:
- the OR2I1 gene encoding putative olfactory receptor 2I1 (The RefSeq protein has 1 substitution compared to this genomic sequence) produces the protein MKANYSAEERFLLLGFSDWPSLQPVLFALVLLCYLLTLTGNSALVLLAVRDPRLHTPMYYFLCHLALVDAGFTTSVVPPLLANLRGPALWLPRSHCTAQLCASLALGSAECVLLAVMALDRAAAVCRPLRYAGLVSPRLCRTLASASWLSGLTNSVAQTALLAERPLCAPRLLDHFICELPALLKLACGGDGDTTENQMFAARVVILLLPFAVILASYGAVARAVCCMRFSGGRRRAVGTCGSHLTAVCLFYGSAIYTYLQPAQRYNQARGKFVSLFYTVVTPALNPLIYTLRNKKVKGAARRLLRSLGRGQAGQ, from the coding sequence GCCAACTACAGCGCAGAGGAGCGCTTTCTCCTGCTGGGTTTCTCCGACTGGCCTTCCCTGCAGCCGGTCCTCTTCGCCCTTGTCCTCCTGTGCTACCTCCTGACCTTGACGGGCAACTCGGCGCTGGTGCTGCTGGCGGTGCGCGACCCGCGCCTGCACACGCCCATGTACTACTTCCTCTGCCACCTGGCCTTGGTAGACGCGGGCTTCACTACTAGCGTGGTGCCGCCGCTGCTGGCCAACCTGCGCGGACCAGCGTTCTGGCTGCCGCGCAGCCACTGCACGGCCCAGCTGTGCGCATCGCTGGCTCTGGGTTCGGCCGAATGCGTCCTCCTGGCGGTGATGGCTCTGGACCGCGCGGCCGCAGTGTGCCGCCCGCTGCGCTATGCGGGGCTCGTCTCCCCGCGCCTATGTCGCACGCTGGCCAGCGCCTCCTGGCTAAGCGGCCTCACCAACTCGGTTGCGCAAACCGCGCTCCTGGCTGAGCGGCCGCTGTGCGCGCCCCGCCTGCTGGACCACTTCATCTGTGAGCTGCCGGCGTTGCTCAAGCTGGCCTGCGGAGGCGACGGAGACACTACCGAGAACCAGATGTTCGCCGCCCGCGTGGTCATCCTGCTGCTGCCGTTTGCCGTCATCCTGGCCTCCTACGGTGCCGTGGCCCGAGCTGTCTGTTGCATGCGGTTCAGCGGAGGCCGGAGGAGGGCGGTGGGCACGTGTGGGTCCCACCTGACAGCCGTCTGCCTGTTCTACGGCTCGGCCATCTACACCTACCTGCAGCCCGCGCAGCGCTACAACCAGGCACGGGGCAAGTTCGTATCGCTCTTCTACACCGTGGTCACACCTGCTCTCAACCCGCTCATCTACACCCTCAGGAATAAGAAAGTGAAGGGGGCAGCGAGGAGGCTGCTGCGGAGTctggggagaggccaggctgggcagtgA
- the UBD gene encoding ubiquitin D (The RefSeq protein has 2 substitutions compared to this genomic sequence) — protein sequence MAPNASCLCVHVRSEEWDLMTFDANPYDSVKKIKEHVRSKTKVPVQDQVLLLGSKILKPRRSLSSYGIDKEKTIHLTLKVVKPSDEELPLFLVESGDEAKRHLLQVRRSSSVAQVKAMIETKTGIIPETQIVTCNGKRLEDGKMMADYGIRKGNLLFLACYCIGG from the exons ATGGCTCCCAATGCTTCCTGCCTCTGT GTGCATGTCCGTTCCGAGGAATGGGATTTAATGACCTTTGATGCCAACCCATATGACAGcgtgaaaaaaatcaaagaacatgTCCGGTCTAAGACCAAGGTTCCTGTGCAGGACCAGGTTCTTTTGCTGGGCTCCAAGATCTTAAAGCCACGGAGAAGCCTCTCATCTTATGGCACTGACAAAGAGAAGACCATCCACCTTACCCTGAAAGTGGTGAAGCCCAGTGATGAGGAGCTGCCCTTGTTTCTTGTGGAGTCAGGTGATGAGGCAAAGAGGCACCTCCTCCAGGTGCGAAGGTCCAGCTCAGTGGCACAAGTGAAAGCAATGATCGAGACTAAGACGGGTATAATCCCTGAGACCCAGATTGTGACTTGCAATGGAAAGAGACTGGAAGATGGGAAGATGATGGCAGATTACGGCATCAGAAAGGGCAACTTACTCTTCCTGGCATCTTATTGTATTGGAGGGTGA